GCAGCCTTCTTTTCGGTTTGGAGGGATCATATACAGCCCCAGTCAGCCCGAGTACACAGGCTGCAAATCTAGAGCTGAATGACTGAGTCACTGAGGGGCCACGGAGCAAGGCCCTACTTATTTCTGCTGCTGCGCTGAAATACAATGTCTTTCAGAAAGTCATGCATTCGTTTCTATCACAAAACAGTTCGGCTCTGTCATGCACTGACTGAATATAGTGCGGAATTCAAGCACAAGTCGCAGTAATTTCAAATGAAGCAACGTTTTGAGGACTGGCATTTTGAAGTAGTGGAAAAGTGAAGAGAGAAATATGCAAACCACATTACAGCCAAGTCTGTACAAAGCACTGCAAGCAGCTGGGCCTACCCTGCTCCTGGGGATTTCTGTACGAACCCTGTGCACACAAGTGGTTTTAATCCCAGCGCTGGGGATTGATTGCATCTTGTCACCGCATGCTGTGAGATTTGAGCAGCGCAAGATGTGGGCAGCTGATTAATGCTTTGCCGCTCTGTCATTCTGTATCACAGTGCACGGGGAGAAAAACAGCTccaaaaaggtatttaaaataattgttccCCCACTGCCTAGACTCTTCATGAGCACCATCACGCTTAACCTACAGAGTGTAATTAAAACCAGGGGTGCCACGAGGTTTCATCCCCAGATGCTGGATCAAAACCACAAATATAAGTACGCACGTCGTTTTAGTAACCGTGTGCATCCAGACAAAAGACAACGACATCTGAAACACGTAGGATTAAATGCTGGCTCCTGCTGAAACGGGTGCTAGTGTAGCCCGGTCAGTGACAACACTGTGACGAGGAGACACCCGCAGCCCAGGGACAGCCGGCGAGTGCGTACCTGCTTGTTCTTGTACTTCTTCAGGTAGCGAGGCGAAACCAGACACTCGGGATTAATGTCGGTCGTGATTTGCTCCGGGATTAGCTGCGGGTCCGGGttcaaatgctgcattttcagaaaGGACAGGATGTTCTGCACCTCCAGGCTGTAGGAGCTGTCCGCCATGGTCTTGCCCTTGGAGGCGAGCCGGCACGCCGCCATCCAGTTCGCGTACTGCCTCTCCTGCAGCCGAGGGCGAGAGGTTAGACCGACGGCCCCCGGCCCAGACGCCACTCCGGGGAGCTTTCTCGGGCCGCAGGAGAATCAAGCACACGCAGCAAAAGATGGACAGAAACCCAGCCAAAATGTAGAATATAACCACGGGACGAAACCAAGGCAGAGGAGGAGCCGATTCGGTACTCCAAATTCACACACATGCTCACATGCAACTCTGAACGCCAAGATCGGATACTTTTGCAtgtgagtgcattttttttggttgtttttaaatCAACAACAGCTCAAGAGCACATCCAAAGCGTGACCCACGCAGGATGAGCTAAGGGAGGGCAAAGGCAAAACGGACGGCCGGTTAAAGTGATAAACTTACATTATCACAGCGAAGCCAGATTTCATTCATTCCCTCTGCAACTGGAATCAGAAGTTTGATGTTAAACTTCTGACCAGAGATGTTCACATCAGGGGTAACTTCACATCCTACAATGAGGGAGCCAATGTTTAACATGTGTGTAAAGAAGtacactttaaaaaggaaaaatcaaagaaaaaagcaagcactcCAACTACACAGTGTCAAATAGCATCTCACTGCTGCAAAGGTCTTACACCACGTCTGACAGGACAAATGCTCTACGAGGCAGGGAAAAAACACTACAGACATCTctttttccaaggaaaaggaaaaagggggaaaagcaaGATCTGATTTGAAGCAATAAAGCCAAAGCTAACGCATGCCCACAGGATACACTCCCAGACCCTGCCTGACCTCATGAACAGACCAAATGGCTGGCAACCACCTCCTAACCCAGAAATCTCCCAATTTTAGTGTCCAGAAAGGATTACAAGCAGTTGTACGAACCCTGGGGGGTTTGAAAACCCCCAGTTAGCAGGGGCTCCGCTTCAGCGCGGCCTCCGAGATTCTTTAAAAGTGCCGTCAGAGCAGCTATGTCAAAAGCTCCCAAAAAGGTATTCCAGGCGATCCCGGGCTGCGCTGTGACTGCAGGCTGAGGTCATTTGGCACCACATCTGCTCTTGCCTccacggttaaaaaaaaaaaaagagcttgctGCAGTTGCATAGCTCTGGGAGCAGGAATGTTTTACTTGACATAAGAAAGACCAGCAGCCTTaggaatttaaaatataatgTGCAGGGCTTGCAGGGAGTGAGGCTGCACACAAACAGCACAagggagagcaggaaaaaaattaaaggcgGCACACGAAGAGAATGGTCTGTTCTCTCCGGCTCAGCAGGGGCTCAGGCTTATTCCTCACTGTTGGAGTCATTGCCATTATTTAGGATAGGCATGACAAAAAGTAAAATAGCAAGCCCTCTTCTTGTGCTTGCACAAAcctcctctgctctgccctgcagcagaTAAATGGACCGTTCGGAGCAATCCccataaacatttttattcaacCCTAAGTTGAAGTCTAGAGTGCTAAGAAGAtaaatcagtggaaaaataagACGCGAGAGTGGCAGACTATTATCGGAATAAAATGCGATAGTGCTCATGTTTTGCTTACCTCTTAAATTCATCTGGTGTGCGGGAGTCCCGTTGGattcttctttgcttttataGCAGGAAATGGAGGTATCTTTGAAGGTGCACCAATACGGCTTGTAACCTTTTAGTGTTAGCTTCTTAGGCCTGCCAGACAGGTTGATGAACATTACTATGCGAGATCGACAGTTTTCTGGGTGATGGGGTTTAATTTAAGGGACACCAGGAGGTAGCTCGACTCCTAAACCAAGCTGCTGTGCCTTCGCACTGAAGTTGCACCAGGAAACTAGTTTCACCCTTGAAAATCTGGTGTTAGCAACCATGGACCAAGGACCATGGAGAGTCCTTGCCCGGAAGCTGAAATGTCTTGAACTCTTCCCTTTGCTACAATAACGTTAGGTCAAGAAACTGAGCTGCGACTGCGAATTTGGACTCTTCAATCCCGAGTTCGCAGGAAGGACAGATCCTGGTGAGGGCCCATTAAATTTGAGGTGGGGGTAAGGGGGACTGGAGAACTATATTATAGAAATAGGTATTTCCATGAACCACCAAAAATCTTCTTCACTGGCCATATTAGACTGGAACCAATCTGTTCCAGCTCTGAAAGGAAAGTTTTTATAAGACTTGTCTGTCAAGCACATGCATGAGTACAcgtgttattttcttttcaaatactcAGCTTCACATCAGAAAAGGTTCAATTCCTTCCTATGCAAAACACAACTTTTGCTTGACTCAGCAGAGCAGGCGATGGCCCAGCAAGGCAGCGGCGGAGCAGAGCAGCCACCAGGCACGACTGAGACCGCTGAGAGATTAGCTTTACGGAGCCGCAAGAACTTCTTAAACCCCAAATTTCTAATCCTTATCCAAAGCCCATATTCAGGGGCTTCTCACTTCTTGCATCTCCGTCCCACAGACCATTGATCAGCCCTTAGCTATGAGGATCAAACACACCATGGGCCCAATTGCTTCTCCCCGGGGGCTCCCCGCTTTGATTTCCAGGCAAAAGCACGCCATGGGGCTGAGCCCATCCCTGGCATCAGTGGCAGGGAGGGGAAATCACAACAACATGCTGGGGAGGAGACCTCCTGCCAAGCCTGAAATGCACTGGGATGGCTGAACGCGCAAAATTTCTGGCACTGGAGGATGCTCGGTGTGCGCCTGAGCCTCGCCGCTCCCGCACTGTCGATCGCCACCTGAGCCCAGGGGTGTCTGCTGGCTCCTTCTGCCCTCGCTATTTTTCCCCATCCCGAAGGCCAGGCACGCCGTGGCCTTCCCGCGCGCCTGCACGCGGCGGGGGAGGCGACTGCGGAGTTTACACCCACAATTTCCTTCCAAAGCTGCCTCCATTAAAGGGTTCAACCTCCAGCCAAGTTTCTATGTTATACATGCAGGTTTTTCCATCCTTTGCTTCTGTACTTTGACCCATATGCACTGCCTTGAGCTTTTTTTGGGCTCCTTTAAATTGCAGGTAGGGCATTTTGGCTGGTCCGGGCGGTAACCGGGCTGGCGGGGGCCAGAGGAACTTCCCGAGTCCTCGTAGTGGCAACGGGGCCATTGGGGACACAGACTGCAGCCGCTCTGCGAGGAAGTGGGATGGAAAAATGCAAGAGGCACGTCCAAAACCAGGCCAACTTCTAACCCCGCGTCATTTACATTGTGTTTCTGGCGACAAAATACGGCCTGGCCGTCGTTTTTAGGAAAAAATTCCAATACCACACTTTCCCCTCTTTACGAAGTGAAGAGAGCCCCTGCGTTACGGTACCTGCTGCGAAAGCCAGAGGCTACGGGAACACACACGGAGCCTTCAGCCTGCATCTGCTGCCTTTGAAGTAGCAGCAAGCTGAAGCCGTTGTCAGCAACTCGCGAAGACCTGGCTTTCCATTTGGTTGAGGGATTAAAAAACCCCCAGAATTTAGTCCTCCGTCCTCAAGCTGCAGCAGCAAATTTGGCTGAAAGGTGGCTACTTAAAACGAAGCAGATGCAGAACTGGGAAAAATACGCTGGTAGTAGTAAGGCGAGGCGATGTCAAGCCCCCAAACAGtgcttttaaagtttcttttttcttcttttaaggttTTTTAGGGTTCCTTTTTGGGTTTACTCAAATTGCAGTCGCGGCGTTCAGAAAGGTTATGTACAACACCAGGTGAGAGGAGGGAACCGACGTCTTTTCGCTGCTACATCCTCCCTCCCCAACAACTGGATCTCCAATTTGCGAGTAATTAGCTTCCTGAGTTGTGCCTAATTTTATTGGCAAATAAAGCACATCAAAGGAAACGAGTCTTTTTGTTGGGTTGCGTTTTTTTAAGGGGAAGAAACACCCGCTCGGAGGCAtggcacagcctccagccctGAAACTTCGCTGCAGCAATTACAGCAGACCACAAGCGCAGACTGACTCTGAGGGCAGGACTAACCTTATTAATACACATTACAAGATGGAGAAGGAATTTTTCAGAACACAAGTAGCAGGTTCTGGCTCCAGAACCAAACAATTATAAAATAAAGGCTTGTTACAGAGCTATTTTGCTGtcgctgcttttcttctgttcctatACCTATTCTGTGAAATCTCATTGCGGTTTATTTACAGTTTCCAGAACTTTCATCATAACCCTAATGCAGCAGGCATTAAATTGAAAAGGACAGTCGTGACTGCCAAAATATTAGTCAAAGTCCAGACACTGCTGTTCCCAGTTTCCACGTACCATCAtccaagttaaaaagaaataataataaaaaaaaatcttaagtgtGATGGCAGAGCAGGATGGTCAACTTAAACCTGCTTTTTTCGGCGAGAAGAGAACAGACAAACCTGAATCCCAGTTGTCTGTAATTCATTTGCCTCCTTCAAACCAGAAGTATCTGAGTGAGGTTTTCTAGCTATGAGCTACACCCCTAATTTTAGGGTAATTTCATTAATTCACTGGCACTAACTGTGTTATGGAAACCTCTTGGCACATGAAGCCTCCGCTCGGGGGACGTGTGTGTGCCACGTGCCTGGGGTGGGACTACCCGGAAAACACCCGGgattttttatttgaagaacTGATCAACTGCAGGGCAGCATCCAGGGAGACGTTTTGGAGTGTTTTTACTAGTGTTAAATATTCAGTGACTGTGCCAAATGCCTGatgaaaaagtaaaatcttttAATACCCAGAGAGTCCAGATATTGTGGGCTGCGATACTACAGAGCTGCTCAGCGGCATTCACACACGGTAATGCAGCGGCGGGCAGCAAAAGCTTGCGACGGGAGGGCAGAATGGACGTTAAGTGGTATTACTATCAATTATTCATTGATATTACCAGTTTCACACGCACCTTTTCCCATCAGTACTTACTTGAATACTTTAATGTAGTCAGCAAGTTCAGGGATGGAAGTGATGTCACCCTGCAAATAAAGATTATCCCATTCATTCATCTGCCAGGCCCCGGAGTCAccggtggggcgggggggccccgcacAGAGGGAAATGCTTCGGTCTGTTAGACAGCAACATGCAACTGCTCAGAGGGAATTTCTCCAGGGCAGGAAATTTGGTACGGGCTTCACTGTCAAACGTCAGGGACTCACAGGTCATAAAACCACTTCTAGGAAAGTACAAGCTGTTTcgcaggaggaggaagcagagcaaaTCTATTGCACAGAAGTGCTGCTCTGAAACAAGATGacaatactttttatttcttttttttttaaggcctttGGCCTCGTGGAGCCAATTCCCACCTGTGAGGTCACTTACTGTCACACACTGGCTCATGTTTGCGTAGgaatttttctcttccactttCTCCTTATGCTCCGAACAAATGAAAAAGATGCCGTTTCAAACCACCAGGGAAGACTGTGGAATGGCTTCCTGAGAGCTCAGAATGgcattttttccagctttttcatCTTGAGTTTAGCTTAACATACCCGTGCATTTTGGATGAACAAAATACACAAGATGGCCTTTTCAATTCCCTTGAGATCAGACTAAATGGTTTCTGAAtcactgaaaaagcaaacattGCTACAACAGTTTTCAGCAGTTTACTTTCAGTCTGCAATGACCAACGCTGTTTATAGataccatggggaaaaaaaaaatcaaaatctagaCAAACAATCCAGTAATTGCCCATTATCCATATTCAATTACTTGAATGGCTCTGGAAATGGCTACTGTTAGCAACCGATACAGAAAgggatggggtttttttgatgaATCATTGTGTTCTTCATTCTCCTCTGGCAGGGGCTTAGTATCGTGCTTCAAATCCGTTTTGCAAGAAAATCATAGAAGATCTCTTGTCTATGAAAACTTCTCACTATTTATATCGCACCTGAGCAATGCTCTTCTCCCCACAGTACAGCCAGAAGGAGCAGCATGGGTTAATACTGTAAAACTTGGCTGTTGCTGATGACAGAAAAGCAGACTAAATATGGATGCTAACTTCAAAAGAGCCTTCATAAACACTTAAAAACTTGTATGAAGTGAAGGAAAATTAAGATTGcaaaatttatgttttaaaaggatCAGAACCTAAAAAGTGAAACTCAGTATAAAAGTGCAAAACTACACTAGCTGGAAAAGCTGCTCTGTACGGAAATGTATGTGCCAAGTCTGAACGTACCTAGTCCTTTCTAATTTTAAAGAGGGAACACCGGTCTTAAAAAACCTATCAGAAAAAAGAAACCGCCTGAAATACAGTCACAAACCCCTCAAGGATAAAATCCAGTCTGATAAAAATAGAGTTTCACAAGTCTAAGCTATTCATAAGTTATTTCTGAAAGTCCTGGCCGCTGTTTTAGGTACTGTAAAACTTTGTCATGAATTGGAAAATAGTGGAAGAGAAACTTTGGTGTGAAGAATTCACTATTTCTGAAAGTCAGTAGAGAGGACAGAAACCAAATCAATTTGATGTgaattttccattatttcatgAGTATGGTGGGTCGGTGCGTTGGGGGGTTGAGTAAGATCCCGTTCCACACAATTTTCCATCTGGGTTGGCTGAGGCTTACAGAGGACAGAGCAACTTGTCTGTGGCCACACAAGCAGCCCACGGGTCCTGCGGGATTACTCGAAACGCCCACCTTGCTCGCAGTTTGGTCTTACCATCCCGGTAAGAAAAAAGCGTTATTGCACTTTGCTTCTGCGGCAGCAGCCGCTGAGTGCAGAGGTGGGCACGTGGGAACGGGCCCTGAGCTCAGCGCCTGCCTCTGGGTGCGAAATTAACTGTGAACGctgaaaaaaagagcagcagtcTTACAGCCAGCAGCTTAAATGAAGCCCCAGGTTGAGTATGTGCCCTTGGTCAAAGAGCTTTTTATGTTGTATCCAGGTTCAGAGCACAGCTCCAGCTCCGccgctggccctgctctgagtgCTGGCTGGCGCAGACGCtgcctgaggtcccttccaacccaaattactctttggtatttctgaaaatatcagccagttttataaaaatattatttggagTCTAAAAATATTATTCTGTATTGCTCTGTCGGGTTGTGGGCAACCCTCTCGTGCTGtaacagcagaaattaaaaaaaaagggagaagaaggaaacGAAAATGGTGAGAGGCCTGGAAAAATTCCCCCATACGCAGTTCAAGATTACTTTTCCTGCTTCATTAGAGGGAAGTCAAAGGAAGGGGCAGTGAGGCATGCGCATCATCCTCTGCCCATAACCCTTACCAGGATTGTCGACGTTTTGCCACCTTCCAAAGTGATTTCTAGATCAGAAAGCGCAGCGTCCACCTCGTCGACCTCCTTGTCACTGTTGTTCAGGTGATTTTCCGACGACATGATGGACAGCTTGTTGATGTGGTACTGAAAGGCAAGGCACAGCCTCTGTGAACGTGGAATATTTAATGACGTTTCTGCAATCCGCTAGAGATCTCGTGTCATCACAGACCCGAAAGGCAGCATGAAGCACTGTAAGGACAGAACGGGGATCCCGTTTCGAAGCATCGGCACTGGGTACCAGAGCACGGGCTggtgtcccccctccccgggcaccgGGGCAGTGAATACCACAGAGGACACCGTGCTCTGCACAGCATCGCGCTGCTCTCGGCGCTGATTTAAAGCACCGTGTGACAAGGACGCTCACTGACTCCGCCGGCCGTGCCGCCGTTGGGTACCGAGCAGCAGATGCAACGCTTCGCTGCACGGGGTTTCGCAGGTAAAGCACAGACAGGCTGGGGTGAGACTTCAGTAACTGTTTAGCACTTTTGAATGCACAAACTTCTGATTAAACGGTACTACCCACGTTCGTGACAGTATCAAACAAGTGCCAGGCAATGTTGCTGCTGAACTAATGCATTGTGCTTGTGTGCATATTTTATACCTTCTTGCACCTCATCTATTTTTACCACAGAAATCCACAACGTTGGTAGTATTAATTGCAGAGTAACTATCATGCTCTGTCTACTCTGGACCAACTGGAGAGGTAAATTGAgtctttatatttctgtttttgttcttttttcctaggAGAGCAGCCCCGAGGGCTTGCATGTGGACAGCCCTGCCCTCGCTGGGGACACTCTCGCAGCCTACACCGATGAGCAACGCCAGACCACACATAGTAAAAGGGCTGCCATCAGTCTTACAGAAGTCAATAGCAGGTGTATTATTTATGCCAAATTACACGGAGTATTTcataaaacagataaataaatagtTCTGGGAAACCCACAGATTATCACCAGCTGTTCTGGGGGCAGCATGCCAGAAACTCGCAGTTCAGTAACCTAATGTACTTACTGGGATTCTTAAAAAAGGGCAAAACTAAAAGTTAAGATAGACATAAACATGTTTGGTAAAAGCAAGCTAAATTCCTTTTCATGAGAAGTAATAAGCAATAAATATTTAAACTACCTAATAAGCTCAAGTGAGTATTAGCAAACAGGAGACAGTCCAATTTCTACCAGCACAAGAAGTCCAAGCTCCCCACCAAAGACAAGACGAGGCCTTTAAAACACCATTTACAGCACATTAAACTTAACACGTTCATCAGTATTCAGCAATAGAGAAGTCTGAAAAGCTACAATCAAGTTTAATTACAAACAGAAGTGTCTCGGGCTGTCTCCTACCTGCAACGCTGCAAACATCATCATTTCTTCCTCCGTGCACTCGATTTCCTCCAGCAGAATAGCCCACTTGGACTGTTCGTAGAGCTGGTTGATCCTGATCGCATCGTACTACGGCACATCGCAAAAAAAAAGGCCGGTTATAAAACAAGCTTCATGGGAAGACCCATGATCCTTCATGCTTCAAGCACAATTGGAAGACAAACCCGTTAATCCTTTTATTTCAACCCCTATTCCAGTTTGAGATTGAAAAGCCTTTTTACACTTAAACAACCCTTAGGGCAACACAAGCAATACCTAAACCTCAGCAGACTGGTAACACGTAAGCACGTACACCCCGGGTTTGATGCACACGCGACCACTTTTCAAAGGGGCTGGGGACATGTCAGCACAAATGAATATTAGAGACACAGGTCGCCTTCGCTTGAAATGTTTGCCTGCAAGgtgcaagtaaaataaataattctgtacCTTTGGATTCAGGTCAAAAAAGCTGTAGTACTTGAACCGGAGCAGCAAAGCCTCATTTTCTTTCACCTCCTGCTCCATAAGAGATCTGGACGAATCCAGCCATCTGCAAATTGTCAACAACGGGTAGCACACACAAAAAGCTCTGGCTAAGTCGCAATGACTCTTGCAAGAATGCAATTTAAAaccacatatttaaaaaaaaaaaaaaagaggaaaagaaaaagaagaaaaacaaacccttaACTCACCCTTGGTTGATTTTGGCTTTATCAAGAAGCGCTTGTGGCTTGTACATTTTTGCTAAGGATTCTGGGGATGTGACGGGCTGGCTCACGGCCAGGATGCCTGGGTTCCCCTCCGACAAGGCGCTGTCTCCGAACCAGGCTGAAGTCGGGGACAGAGGACTGCCGTCGTGAGAGTCGTAGGTAGGCGTCATGGTTTTGCTGTACAGGCCTGGGCTCGAATATATGTTTCCTACCAGTAAGAGGGATAACCACATCGCATTAGCTTATGGCCAAACCGCGTCTGCTCAGCACAAAGCCAATTCAACAAACAGATGAAAACCCTTCTGATtccatttttatgatttttttttccacaattagAAAACACTGCACTGCTTGTTTTCCCATGaaaagctgcctctcttcctctctctctcccagctCTTCTTGAAGAGCAAAACTGATGGAAAAGTCATTCCAGCCTGAATCCATGGGAAAAAATTCAGACCGCCGTGCTGCGAAATTTGGGAGGACAGCACTCCCCCTCCGCGCTCCTGCAGCACCTGGAGCGCTGTGGCCACGAGCAGCGACCGACTTACCGGTGATCACTTGTTGCTTAAAGATTTTGGAAGTCAAAAGTTTTAGAAGAGCAGGAAAATAAACTAAAGACATGGCcaaggaaagagacagagcaCCGAAGTCCTACTGGGGTGGAGCTCACCTTTCACGGGGCCGATGTAAAGAATATCGGTGCCTatagggaaggaaagaaaggagggaagtgAGAAGGCAAGGGAGAGACACCGGAGGAGAAGTCAGAGCAGAAAAGGACAGGAGCTGAAAACATGCACCTCTGTAAGAGGCCAGAACAGCACAGGCCAGGCTTAATCGCCCAAACCCGACTGCAAACCCAGCCGCTGCCCCAGCAAAGCTGATCGTGCCGGTCCCTTCCTCGCCCTCGCCGGGAGTttgcaaaaatatgtttcttgCAAAATAGTTTAGGCTGGATAGGAAAGATGTGGATTCGCTGAGCTTCCTACTGTTCCTACAGGCAATTTAGTAAACCGCTGTCATTCTGGCAATTGCAGTTTTTCAACGCAGACCTTAAACTGCTGTGTTTTCACTGCAACTTCCTGCAGAGGAGACTCCAGCTATGGAGAAGCAAGGCAGCGTCTACTGAGGCATTTTCAAAATATGTGTTTATGTTACGGCTCTGCTGTATAACCTCAGCTGTTACTGAAGTAgaagaaatatgtatattttcGCTCCGTTCCTCACCCTTTGACTACCTTGCAATACTAC
This window of the Dromaius novaehollandiae isolate bDroNov1 chromosome 5, bDroNov1.hap1, whole genome shotgun sequence genome carries:
- the FERMT2 gene encoding fermitin family homolog 2 isoform X1, yielding MALDGIRMPDGCYADGTWELSVHVTDLGRDVTLRVTGELHIGGVMLRLVEKLDVKKDWSDHALWWEKKKTWLLKTHWTLDKYGIQADAKLQFTPQHKLLRLQLPNMKYVKVKVNFSDRVFKAVSDICKTFNIRHPEELSLLRKPRDPSKKKKKKLDDQYEDEALELEGPLITPGSGTDILYIGPVKGNIYSSPGLYSKTMTPTYDSHDGSPLSPTSAWFGDSALSEGNPGILAVSQPVTSPESLAKMYKPQALLDKAKINQGWLDSSRSLMEQEVKENEALLLRFKYYSFFDLNPKYDAIRINQLYEQSKWAILLEEIECTEEEMMMFAALQYHINKLSIMSSENHLNNSDKEVDEVDAALSDLEITLEGGKTSTILGDITSIPELADYIKVFKPKKLTLKGYKPYWCTFKDTSISCYKSKEESNGTPAHQMNLRGCEVTPDVNISGQKFNIKLLIPVAEGMNEIWLRCDNERQYANWMAACRLASKGKTMADSSYSLEVQNILSFLKMQHLNPDPQLIPEQITTDINPECLVSPRYLKKYKNKQPGYVRDLITARILEAHQNVAQMSLIEAKMRFIQAWQSLPEFGITHFIARFQGGKKEELIGIAYNRLIRMDASTGDAVKTWRFSNMKQWNVNWEIKMVTVEFADDVRVSFICTEVDCKVVHEFIGGYIFLSTRAKDQNESLDEEMFYKLTSGWV
- the FERMT2 gene encoding fermitin family homolog 2 isoform X4 — encoded protein: MALDGIRMPDGCYADGTWELSVHVTDLGRDVTLRVTGELHIGGVMLRLVEKLDVKKDWSDHALWWEKKKTWLLKTHWTLDKYGIQADAKLQFTPQHKLLRLQLPNMKYVKVKVNFSDRVFKAVSDICKTFNIRHPEELSLLRKPRDPSKKKKKKLDDQYEDEALELEGPLITPGSGNIYSSPGLYSKTMTPTYDSHDGSPLSPTSAWFGDSALSEGNPGILAVSQPVTSPESLAKMYKPQALLDKAKINQGWLDSSRSLMEQEVKENEALLLRFKYYSFFDLNPKYDAIRINQLYEQSKWAILLEEIECTEEEMMMFAALQYHINKLSIMSSENHLNNSDKEVDEVDAALSDLEITLEGGKTSTILGDITSIPELADYIKVFKPKKLTLKGYKPYWCTFKDTSISCYKSKEESNGTPAHQMNLRGCEVTPDVNISGQKFNIKLLIPVAEGMNEIWLRCDNERQYANWMAACRLASKGKTMADSSYSLEVQNILSFLKMQHLNPDPQLIPEQITTDINPECLVSPRYLKKYKNKQITARILEAHQNVAQMSLIEAKMRFIQAWQSLPEFGITHFIARFQGGKKEELIGIAYNRLIRMDASTGDAVKTWRFSNMKQWNVNWEIKMVTVEFADDVRVSFICTEVDCKVVHEFIGGYIFLSTRAKDQNESLDEEMFYKLTSGWV
- the FERMT2 gene encoding fermitin family homolog 2 isoform X3; this translates as MALDGIRMPDGCYADGTWELSVHVTDLGRDVTLRVTGELHIGGVMLRLVEKLDVKKDWSDHALWWEKKKTWLLKTHWTLDKYGIQADAKLQFTPQHKLLRLQLPNMKYVKVKVNFSDRVFKAVSDICKTFNIRHPEELSLLRKPRDPSKKKKKKLDDQYEDEALELEGPLITPGSGNIYSSPGLYSKTMTPTYDSHDGSPLSPTSAWFGDSALSEGNPGILAVSQPVTSPESLAKMYKPQALLDKAKINQGWLDSSRSLMEQEVKENEALLLRFKYYSFFDLNPKYDAIRINQLYEQSKWAILLEEIECTEEEMMMFAALQYHINKLSIMSSENHLNNSDKEVDEVDAALSDLEITLEGGKTSTILGDITSIPELADYIKVFKPKKLTLKGYKPYWCTFKDTSISCYKSKEESNGTPAHQMNLRGCEVTPDVNISGQKFNIKLLIPVAEGMNEIWLRCDNERQYANWMAACRLASKGKTMADSSYSLEVQNILSFLKMQHLNPDPQLIPEQITTDINPECLVSPRYLKKYKNKQPGYVRDLITARILEAHQNVAQMSLIEAKMRFIQAWQSLPEFGITHFIARFQGGKKEELIGIAYNRLIRMDASTGDAVKTWRFSNMKQWNVNWEIKMVTVEFADDVRVSFICTEVDCKVVHEFIGGYIFLSTRAKDQNESLDEEMFYKLTSGWV
- the FERMT2 gene encoding fermitin family homolog 2 isoform X2, with amino-acid sequence MALDGIRMPDGCYADGTWELSVHVTDLGRDVTLRVTGELHIGGVMLRLVEKLDVKKDWSDHALWWEKKKTWLLKTHWTLDKYGIQADAKLQFTPQHKLLRLQLPNMKYVKVKVNFSDRVFKAVSDICKTFNIRHPEELSLLRKPRDPSKKKKKKLDDQYEDEALELEGPLITPGSGTDILYIGPVKGNIYSSPGLYSKTMTPTYDSHDGSPLSPTSAWFGDSALSEGNPGILAVSQPVTSPESLAKMYKPQALLDKAKINQGWLDSSRSLMEQEVKENEALLLRFKYYSFFDLNPKYDAIRINQLYEQSKWAILLEEIECTEEEMMMFAALQYHINKLSIMSSENHLNNSDKEVDEVDAALSDLEITLEGGKTSTILGDITSIPELADYIKVFKPKKLTLKGYKPYWCTFKDTSISCYKSKEESNGTPAHQMNLRGCEVTPDVNISGQKFNIKLLIPVAEGMNEIWLRCDNERQYANWMAACRLASKGKTMADSSYSLEVQNILSFLKMQHLNPDPQLIPEQITTDINPECLVSPRYLKKYKNKQITARILEAHQNVAQMSLIEAKMRFIQAWQSLPEFGITHFIARFQGGKKEELIGIAYNRLIRMDASTGDAVKTWRFSNMKQWNVNWEIKMVTVEFADDVRVSFICTEVDCKVVHEFIGGYIFLSTRAKDQNESLDEEMFYKLTSGWV